The Nicotiana tabacum cultivar K326 chromosome 1, ASM71507v2, whole genome shotgun sequence genome segment TTAGAAGATTCAGTCCTTCTGCTGATATGCTTCTACGAACTCGAGTCTGAGGAACTTCTATCCGAGGTGGAGGATCTGGAGAGAAGCAAATGACTATTACTGTTAAATTGTCGCATGTGTTGCGCTTGAGGGCTTCCCTGACCAGTTCTCTTGAACATCTTTCAGGATCATTATGCAGCATCAGTTCTTTCCTGGCCAGTGTAACGGCACATTGGCTACTCATAACATCCCAAAGACCATCACAACCCATGATTAGGAACTCATCATCCTCCGTCAATAATGTTTCCTGCAACTCTGGTTCTGCACTCAAGGGACAGGCAGAACCTTTTGGGCCCTTCATATGCCAATCTCCTAACGCACGGGCTATAGATAACTGTCCATTTAAATATCCATCATATATGACTCCTCCAAGTTTTTCTATTCTAAGTCTTTCCAACATACTATTTGGTTTGTGGTCCTTGGACAGCTCAACTGCTTTACCTCGTTTTCCAAGCACGGCGCGACAATCACCTGCATTAGCAACCATCATGGTTCTGCAAAAGATCACATCGTGTTATACACTACAAAGCAACGAACTTCGTTGAAAGGAAAATTTGATCAAGCATATGATAAAGAAACTTGACAAATTAAGCCATTTGTACTTATTGTACGAATCTAGAAGAAAAGAAACAGAACAGGCAAATTTGCACAGCACACTGGCACTAGTTTGTGAAGCATATTTATAGTAGCCTAGAATTGGATTAATTTCTACAATTACACCCATATTGATGATTAAATTAGCAGTAGTATGAATGAATGATAGGTATATGCATATCAACATAGTTTTGAACTTTAATCACGGAAAGAAAATCAACGCAGTTCCATTTATTTTTTGATATATGCTGGTCCAAGAAATATCCTCATTCATTTCCATAAATAACATTTATTTTTCTGGGTTCTTTTCTTGTTACAGACCTATTCTTTTGCTTCTTTTCTTATATTATTGTCTCTTCTGTTGAGCTGAGGGTCTCACGGAAACAACCTCTGTACCCTttcgggataggggtaaggtctgcgtacactctaccctccccaaaccccactagatGGATTTTACTGGGTGTGTTGTTGTTTATTTCCATAAATAACATAAACTTGACCAATGACAAAGAAAGAGATTCTGATCTTATTTTTCCCTTCCGTAAGTACATTTTTCTAAGAAGTGTCAGAAACATCAGCAGTCACTAGAACTGGTGGattatctttcatttcaacaagAGAAATCCAGATGGAAGAACATAAAGACAATAAAGATGCAGACATACTAACCTTCCAAACATTAGAGCCGTCAGTGCTGTAGTGCCAGAGGATATGTCGAGGGAACTATCATCAGCAAAGGCATAGTCCGCTTTCAGAAAAGCATTCTTGAGTGCCCTCTCCAAACACAGGGGAAAACAGGAGTCCTCAAGTATAAACTTGAGAATGTTATTCCTAACGAATAGTGCTGCATCTGTACCCCCATGGCCATCAAATACCTGCTTAGAAAATTATACACTCAACAACCTTGCTTAAATCTA includes the following:
- the LOC107816609 gene encoding putative protein phosphatase 2C 27, translated to MHMAAGTDFSPPFGILEEGYSSQENTSSAKDELRERSGELKQTIGKPPRHLSVGRHSLGSVAFVAATDLDLEIGVKISQYPSEENSNFLPVFRSGSCAEKGPKQYMEDEHVCIDDLLNHVGDMAGLTSPGAFYGVFDGHGGTDAALFVRNNILKFILEDSCFPLCLERALKNAFLKADYAFADDSSLDISSGTTALTALMFGRTMMVANAGDCRAVLGKRGKAVELSKDHKPNSMLERLRIEKLGGVIYDGYLNGQLSIARALGDWHMKGPKGSACPLSAEPELQETLLTEDDEFLIMGCDGLWDVMSSQCAVTLARKELMLHNDPERCSRELVREALKRNTCDNLTVIVICFSPDPPPRIEVPQTRVRRSISAEGLNLLKGVLESNS